One genomic window of Salvia miltiorrhiza cultivar Shanhuang (shh) chromosome 4, IMPLAD_Smil_shh, whole genome shotgun sequence includes the following:
- the LOC131023007 gene encoding protein ALP1-like, whose translation MLANGGAADQYDEYLRIAKSTALECLRRFSRAIIQLFGAEYLRRPTSADCQRLLAMHEAKHGFPGMLGSLDCMHWAWKNCPTTWQGAYTRGDQGEPTIILEAVASQDPWIWHAFFGTPGSNNDINVLNNSTLFNDRLQGMGVPVTYQVNNAYYTSGYYLTDGIYPNWPVFVKSPTHPTDLKGKRFKVMQEAAREDIERAFGVLQARWAIVKGPSRLWSKEAMSDIMFTCIILHNMIIKDEGEQATKWEEDADEASSSAASQPRAGAPPDFRAFVARQAFMRDAKMHARLTLDLKEHIRSRFGPIES comes from the coding sequence ATGCTAGCTAACGGTGGGGCAGCGGACCAGTACGACGAGTATCTCCGGATTGCAAAGTCCACCGCGTTGGAGTGCTTGCGCAGATTCAGTCGAGCCATTATTCAACTCTTCGGCGCGGAGTACTTGAGGAGGCCGACTTCCGCTGACTGCCAACGGCTTCTAGCAATGCACGAAGCGAAGCACGGCTTCCCGGGAATGCTAGGGAGCcttgattgcatgcattgggcgtggaagaattgtCCAACGACATGGCAAGGCGCATACACTCGCGGCGATCAGGGGGAACCGACCATCATCCTCGAAGCCGTCGCCTCGcaagatccatggatctggcaTGCTTTTTTTGGGACtcctggttcgaacaacgacatcaatgtgctCAACAACTCGACGTTGTTCAACGATCGGCTGCAAGGAATGGGGGTGCCGGTCACATATCAAGTCAACAACGCCTACTACACAAGTGGGTACTACTTGACTGACGGCATCTATCCCAATTGGCCTGTATTCGTGAAGAGTCCTACACATCCGACGGATCTGAAGGGGAAGAGGTTCAAAGTGATGCAGGAAGCGGCTCGCGAGGATATTGAACGAGCCTTCGGCgtccttcaagctcgttgggcaATCGTCAAAGGCCCATCGCGTCTTTGGAGCAAGGAGGCCATGAGCGACATCATGTTCACgtgcatcattttgcacaacatgatcatcaAAGACGAAGGCGAGCAAGCAACCAAgtgggaagaagacgccgacgaAGCGTCGAGTAGCGCCGCATCTCAACCTCGTGCCGGTGCTCCGCCGGATTTTCGTGCATTTGTTGCTCGACAAGCTTTCATGCGAGACGCGAAGATGCATGCTCGCCTCACTTTGGACTTGAAAGAGCACATTAggtctcgttttggtccgattgagtCCTAG
- the LOC131023006 gene encoding protein FAR1-RELATED SEQUENCE 5-like, with protein sequence MRIDLNISYVSDVASDSLSGRGNLGEFGFSVSGAETEVSSKEDYHSDKSIYVNEVLEEGDSSTRNTSTKFFEQERSDATTNSVDVLRNKSECMLSVGSVFDTLDEVFEAYCDYGGLMGFSARRSTQAYFTRTEIACSKVFVCSCAGLTDKKCSNGRVAAFKKQTYRTNCGARLRVGRTNVEAPWIVTLFEKQHNHQLLEPDASYLLRSARNIRESQKSLLIGMKSSGIGVSRAYRFLEKEAGSRANIGFTRTDVYNELNREARNLSKVANSDVNRLLEFFTEKGRSDPSFYWKVKVGKDGRLKNLFFRDSRCLIDYRHFGDVMSVDATYKTNKYDLICVPIVGINHHRTNVIFAIAFLSNEKTESYSWLFNTFLESMYQKEPDLIFSDQDQALMNGLDLSFREASHRLCQWHINKNAAKQFGKLNHDKRFKNLWYQCMNGCESEEEFESTWVSMIVENNLSENRWFSTMYHLRKRWSSAFTRHKFSGGLHATSRSEVTNKVIKELCNSTSTVHDFVIGFETILKTWRQTEFEEDTLCRGMPGMFVEQTCILIQVGELCTRNIFKSFEYELLHSVSVKMTHEPLDMNDDELVFKVCSRSAFTGCRTVRFNQATKMARCSCHMWETEGIMCRHMFRVYFHLNMDSVPDEMLMKRWRKDAKDRIALIRHESDDTGSNTFNNMLFVNHNTKRVYDMLVDCKNDAICRSAMDEYITNMEDAMQKLRNDLNSVGHSGGPNKSFKEPLHRPIKNPISKKKGRHRRKMFSKYWAVRGLEESAHLDEQSGSQFCGTQANNEEFVDDTDRFSVD encoded by the exons ATGAGGATAGATTTGAACATATCTTATGTGAGTGATGTAGCTTCTGATTCCTTGAGTGGCAGAGGTAATCTGGGAGAATTTGGCTTTAGTGTATCCGGTGCAGAGACGGAGGTGTCTTCTAAAGAAGATTACCATTCGGACAAGAGCATATATGTAAATGAAGTCTTGGAAGAAGGTGACAGTAGTACACGAAACACTAGTACAAAATTTTTTGAACAAGAAAGGAGTGACGCAACAACCAATTCCGTTGATGTATTGAGGAATAAGTCAGAATGTATGCTTAGTGTGGGATCTGTTTTTGATACATTGGATGAGGTTTTTGAGGCGTATTGTGACTATGGAGGATTGATGGGGTTTTCAGCAAGAAGAAGCACTCAAGCATATTTTACAAGAACTGAAATTGCTTGTTCGAAGGTTTTTGTCTGTTCGTGTGCGGGATTGACTGATAAGAAGTGCTCTAATGGTAGAGTGGCTGCATTTAAGAAACAGACATATAGAACCAACTGTGGCGCAAGGTTACGGGTTGGAAGGACTAATGTTGAGGCTCCATGGATAGTGACGTTATTTGAGAAGCAACATAACCATCAATTGCTAGAGCCAGATGCGAGTTATCTATTGCGCTCAGCCCGCAATATCCGAGAGTCTCAGAAGAGTCTACTTATAGGTATGAAGTCAAGTGGCATTGGTGTAAGTCGTGCTTACCGATTTTTAGAGAAGGAAGCAGGAAGTCGGGCAAATATAGGCTTTACACGCACGGATGTGTATAACGAGCTGAATCGTGAGGCGAGAAATTTGTCAAAAGTAGCAAACTCAGACGTGAATCGGTTATTGGAGTTTTTCACAGAAAAAGGTCGGAGTGACCCATCATTTTATTGGAAGGTAAAGGTTGGTAAAGATGGTCGGTTGAAAAACTTATTCTTTCGTGATTCTAGGTGCTTAATAGATTACCGCCATTTTGGGGACGTTATGTCCGTCGATGCTACATACAAGACTAACAAGTACGACTTGATATGTGTTCCTATAGTTGGTATAAACCATCACCGGACGAACGTCATATTTGCAATTGCATTTTTGTCGAATGAGAAAACCGAGTCTTACTCATGGTTGTTTAACACATTCCTCGAGTCCATGTATCAGAAAGAGCCGGATCTAATATTCTCTGACCAAGACCAAGCTCTCATGAATGGTCTTGACCTCTCATTCCGCGAAGCGTCCCATAGGCTCTGTCAATGGCATATTAACAAAAATGCCGCAAAGCAATTTGGCAAGCTAAACCACGATAAGCGTTTCAAGAATTTGTGGTATCAGTGCATGAATGGCTGTGAAAGCGAGGAAGAATTTGAGTCGACTTGGGTTAGTATGATTGTGGAGAACAATTTGTCGGAGAATAGATGGTTTTCGACCATGTATCATTTAAGAAAGCGTTGGTCTTCCGCCTTCACGCGTCACAAATTTTCCGGTGGGTTACATGCGACATCGCGTAGCGAAGTTACAAACAAAGTCATCAAGGAGTTGTGCAACTCTACCTCTACTGTACACGACTTTGTGATAGGTTTTGAAACTATTTTGAAAACGTGGCGTCAAACTGAGTTTGAGGAGGACACATTATGTCGAGGCATGCCGGGGATGTTTGTTGAACAAACATGCATCTTAATCCAAGTTGGCGAATTGTGCACTAGAAACATTTTCAAGTCTTTTGAGTACGAGTTATTGCATTCAGTGTCTGTTAAAATGACACATGAACCCCTTGATATGAATGATGATGAGTTGGTCTTCAAAGTTTGTTCGAGATCGGCATTTACAGGCTGCCGGACGGTGAGGTTCAATCAAGCTACTAAAATGGCTAGGTGTTCCTGCCATATGTGGGAGACTGAGGGGATTATGTGCCGCCACATGTTTCGAGTATACTTTCATTTGAACATGGATAGTGTTCCGGATGAAATGTTGATGAAAAGATGGAGGAAGGATGCGAAGGATCGAATAGCTCTAATTCGTCATGAAAGTGATGATACAGGATCGAACACCTTCAATAACATGCTTTTCGTGAACCACAACACGAAACGTGTGTACGACATGTTGGTGGATTGCAAAAATGATGCTATCTGTAGGAGTGCAATGGATGAGTATATCACGAACATGGAAGATGCTATGCAAAAGTTGAGAAATGATTTAAACAGTGTAGGGCATTCTGGAGGACCAAATAAAAGCTTTAAGGAGCCTTTGCATCGGCCTATTAAAAACCCAATTTCAAAGAAGAAGGGTCGGCATCGGCGCAAGATGTTTAGCAAGTATTGGGCGGTTCGTGGCTTGGAAG AAAGTGCTCACTTGGATGAACAGAGTGGTTCCCAATTCTGTGGTACGCAAGCTAACAATGAAGAATTTGTGGACGACACGGATCGCTTCTCTGTGGACTAG
- the LOC131022751 gene encoding uncharacterized protein LOC131022751, with amino-acid sequence MDASGNRILSPSFTPLSSIPTQKITFGCPVIDCLFGGGLCLRTLTEVVGESGTGKTQIALQLALNVQLPIVHGGLDASALYIYTDFSFPIKRLKQLSLRIPNLPRNALDKGAI; translated from the exons ATGGATGCTTCTGGCAATAGAATTCTTTCTCCATCCTTCACTCCACTTTCATCTATTCCTACTCAAAAAATCACGTTCGGATGTCCAGTAATTGATTGTTTGTTTGGTGGTGGTTTGTGCTTGAGGACTCTTACCGAGGTTGTAGGCGAGAGCGGAACGGGAAAAACACAAATTGCCCTTCAGTTAGCTCTAAATGTTCAATTACCTATAGTGCATGGTGGTCTTGATGCTTCCGCGTTATACATTTACACTGATTTTTCATTTCCGATCAAGAGGCTCAAACAATTATCGCTACGAATACCAAACTTGCCACGGAACGCACTTGACAAG GGAGCGATATGA
- the LOC131022752 gene encoding uncharacterized protein LOC131022752 gives MMDQDDMTIEEYVDLLENLVSEFDICDSGGEDVFDTDGEDYFLPGPIQLPIICPLCEGPTADIGEHSLSSLPCGHAFGWGCINVFIEHESKCYLCNAHSVLSDIKILLIHGQVKIEQA, from the exons ATGATGGACCAAGACGATATGACGATTGAAGAGTATGTGGATCTGCTGGAAAACCTGGTGTCCGAATTTGACATATGCGATTCCGGTGGGGAAGATGTCTTTGACACTGATGGAGAAGATTATTTCTTGCCTGGTCCAATTCAGCTACCCATCATATGCCCACTTTGTGAGGGACCAACAGCAGATATTGGTGAACATTCCTTGAG CTCGTTGCCATGCGGCCATGCGTTTGGATGGGGATGCATCAACGTTTTCATTGAGCATGAGAGTAAG TGTTATCTGTGTAACGCTCATAGTGTGTTGAGCGACATTAAGATCCTCCTAATCCATGGCCAAGTGAAGATCGAGCAG GCGTGA
- the LOC131022750 gene encoding uncharacterized protein LOC131022750: MQLFLSLKGQIKCLQDLVDTKFKMIEAYVEKYTSGASCSCGSKLDCLDKGQKGKYLGNEYGVADRLSNHESPVNFSHVDTGVQFGGDKNLYEIIEDEDYVGTDIVSRKTEAMTLDRSNVSEAVTGDNNGDCTAGQFVYDPNEFNTEFSQLKPYLDWTCSPDNIRSQNQVILPTDIQRYADLSWFNILWRPNGWLDNSHIDALINLLIIRYDKEVKSHKPRTWACLEICCWQALTKTNMDDIIPVVMPYVCGVRPVSGGLNWLNATHVFGVGNINNCHWVFFDISLADHVITVYNSVQQSWECVYAHFQNVRKNLAILCRLGGLCSRNHAGESWYVVEYPRPPRQLNQSDCGIMAMKYMECRAFDVPVSKIIPHRCAKFRRRYCAKLFEHSEELKRTLKT, from the exons ATGCAATTGTTCCTTAGCTTGAAAGGGCAGATTAAGTGCCTTCAAGATTTGGTGGACACGAAGTTCAAAATGATTGAAGCCTATGTAGAGAAGTACACATCTGGTGCGTCTTGTTCGTGTGGGTCGAAACTTGATTGTCTTGATAAAGGGCAAAAAGGCAAATATTTGGGGAATGAATATGGTGTCGCTGATAGGTTGAGCAATCATGAATCACCTGTAAACTTTTCACATGTTGATACTGGCGTTCAGTTCGGTGGAGATAAAAACTTATATGAAATTATTGAAGATGAAGACTATGTAGGCACGGATATAGTATCACGAAAAACCGAGGCAATGACACTTGATAGAAGCAATGTCTCTGAGGCTGTTACTGGAGACAATAATGGCGATTGCACGGCTGGGCAGTTTGTATATGATCCTAATGAATTCAACACGGAGTTTTCTCAATTGAAGCCGTATTTGGATTGGACTTGCAGCCCTGATAATATCAGGAG TCAGAATCAGGTAATCCTCCCAACGGATATTCAGCGATATGCAGATTTGAGTTGGTTCAATATCTTGTGGCGGCCTAATGGATGGCTCGATAACTCG CACATTGATGCTCTCATCAATCTCCTAATTATCCGATACGATAAGGAGGTTAAGTCTCACAAACCACGTACTTGGGCGTGTTTGGAGATATGTTGTTGG CAAGCACTGACTAAGACGAACATGGATGATATTATCCCAGTTGTGATGCCATATGTCTGCGGCGTTCGCCCGGTAAGTGGGGGATTGAATTGGTTAAATGCTACTCATGTGTTTGGTGTTGGCAACATAAACAATTGCCATTGGGTCTTTTTTGATATTTCATTAGCTGACCATGTAATTACAGTGTATAATTCGGTACAACAGTCTTGGGAATGTGTGTATGCACATTTTCAAAATGTCCGAAAGAACTTAGCCATTTTATGTAGATTGGGAGGTTTATGTTCGAGAAATCATGCTGGGGAGAGTTGGTATGTTGTTGAATATCCTAGACCACCAAGGCAATTGAATCAAAGTGATTGCGGTATAATGGCGATGAAATATATGGAATGTCGTGCCTTTGATGTTCCTGTTTCGAAAATTATCCCTCATAGATGTGCAAAGTTTCGCCGGCGATATTGTGCGAAGTTATTTGAACATTCGGAGGAGCTTAAGCGCACATTGAAGACGTGA